In Desulfonatronum thioautotrophicum, a genomic segment contains:
- a CDS encoding LacI family DNA-binding transcriptional regulator, with protein sequence MTRNNPTLKDVASKAGVSAATVSRVISGSGTVAPEPLDAVKTAMAGMRFRPNSIGRMLWQQKTRTIGVLAPSLLNPVFAAAIGGIQEIGRFGSERHFSRDYWLVA encoded by the coding sequence ATGACCCGGAACAATCCCACGCTCAAGGACGTCGCCAGCAAGGCCGGGGTGTCGGCCGCGACCGTCTCCAGGGTGATCAGCGGCAGCGGAACCGTGGCCCCGGAACCCCTTGATGCCGTGAAGACAGCGATGGCCGGGATGCGCTTCCGGCCAAACTCCATCGGAAGGATGCTGTGGCAGCAGAAAACACGGACCATTGGCGTTCTGGCTCCGTCTCTGCTCAATCCTGTTTTTGCGGCCGCCATCGGTGGGATACAGGAAATCGGCAGGTTCGGTAGCGAACGTCATTTTTCCCGGGACTATTGGCTGGTTGCCTGA